The Rattus rattus isolate New Zealand chromosome 1, Rrattus_CSIRO_v1, whole genome shotgun sequence genome includes a region encoding these proteins:
- the Pde4b gene encoding cAMP-specific 3',5'-cyclic phosphodiesterase 4B isoform X3, which yields MPEANYLLSLSWGYIKFKRMLNRELTHLSEMSRSGNQVSEYISNTFLDKQNDVEIPSPTQKDREKKKKQQLMTQISGVKKLMHSSSLNNTSISRFGVNTENEDHLAKELEDLNKWGLNIFNVAGYSHNRPLTCIMYAIFQERDLLKTFKISSDTFVTYMMTLEDHYHSDVAYHNSLHAADVAQSTHVLLSTPALDAVFTDLEILAAIFAAAIHDVDHPGVSNQFLINTNSELALMYNDESVLENHHLAVGFKLLQEEHCDIFQNLTKKQRQTLRKMVIDMVLATDMSKHMSLLADLKTMVETKKVTSSGVLLLDNYTDRIQVLRNMVHCADLSNPTKSLELYRQWTDRIMEEFFQQGDKERERGMEISPMCDKHTASVEKSQVGFIDYIVHPLWETWADLVQPDAQDILDTLEDNRNWYQSMIPQSPSPPLDERSRDCQGLMEKFQFELTLEEEDSEGPEKEGEGPNYFSSTKTLCVIDPENRDSLEETDIDIATEDKSLIDT from the exons ATGCCTGAGGCAAACTATTTGTTATCTCTATCTTGGGGTTATATCAAG TTCAAAAGGATGCTGAACCGGGAGCTGACACACCTCTCAGAGATGAGCAGATCAGGGAACCAAGTGTCTGAATACATTTCGAACACGTTCTTAG ACAAGCAGAATGATGTGGAAATCCCATCTCCCACCCAGAAggacagggagaagaagaagaagcagcagctcaTGACCCAGATAAGTGGAGTGAAGAAACTGATGCACAGCTCAAGCCTGAACAACACAAGTATCTCACGCTTTGGAGTCAACACGGAAAATGAGGATCATCTAGCCAAG GAGCTGGAAGACCTGAACAAATGGGGCCTTAACATCTTCAATGTGGCTGGGTACTCCCATAATCGGCCCCTCACATGCATCATGTATGCCATATTCCAG GAAAGAGACCTTCTAAAGACGTTTAAAATCTCCTCTGACACCTTTGTCACCTACATGATGACTTTAGAAGACCATTACCATTCTGATGTGGCATATCACAACAGCCTGCACGCTGCTGACGTGGCCCAGTCAACGCACGTTCTCCTCTCCACGCCAGCACTGGAT GCTGTCTTCACAGACCTGGAAATCCTGGCTGCCATTTTTGCAGCTGCCATCCATGATGTTGATCATCCTGGAGTCTCCAATCAGTTTCTCATCAATACAA attCCGAACTTGCTTTGATGTATAATGACGAATCTGTGCTGGAAAACCATCACCTCGCTGTGGGATTCAAACTCCTTCAAGAGGAACACTGCGACATCTTTCAGAATCTTACCAAGAAGCAACGCCAGACACTCAGGAAAATGGTGATTGACATG GTGTTAGCAACTGATATGTCCAAGCACATGAGCCTCCTGGCTGACCTTAAAACGATGGTAGAAACCAAAAAGGTGACAAGCTCCGGTGTTCTCCTCCTGGACAACTATACTGACCGGATACAG GTTCTTCGCAACATGGTACACTGTGCAGACCTGAGCAACCCTACCAAGTCCTTGGAATTGTATCGGCAATGGACTGACCGCATCATGGAGGAGTTTTTCcagcagggagacaaagaacGGGAGAGGGGAATGGAGATTAGCCCAATGTGTGATAAACACACAGCTTCTGTGGAAAAGTCCCAG GTTGGTTTCATCGACTACATTGTCCATCCATTGTGGGAGACCTGGGCAGACCTGGTTCAGCCTGATGCTCAAGACATTTTGGACACACTAGAAGATAACAGGAACTGGTACCAGAGTATGATTCCCCAGAGCCCCTCTCCACCACTGGACGAGAGGAGCAGGGACTGCCAAGGCCTTATGGAGAAGTTTCAGTTCGAACTGACCCTTGAAGAAGAGGATTCTGAAGGAccggaaaaggagggagaaggccCCAACTATTTCAGCAGCACAAAGACACTTTGTGTGATCGATCCAGAGAACAGGGACTCCCTGGAAGAGACTGACATAGACATTGCCACAGAAGACAAGTCTCTGATCGACACATAA